CGCCCCAAATGGTCCGGTCCTTGAGCATCACTTCGCGCAGAAGCCGGATCGGCGGGGCGCCGTGCCGCAGCAGTTCATCGTGGAATTTCTGCAGCGAAAAATTTGCGCCTTCCTGCTTCTGCCAGTCGCGGCGCAGCTTCAAAATCTCCATCTTGCCCACCGTGTAAAAAAGGTAGCCGGGATCGAACGTGCCGCGCAACGCCTCCTGGTACGCGGGTTTGTGCTCGTAATAGCAATTCTCCTCGAAAAACTTCGTGGCGTCCTCAAGCGACATTCCCTCGCAATGGGTCTTGATCGAGACGCACCAGCGGCAGAGCCGGAGCAATGCCTCATCCGCCTGGGCGAGCCGATACTTCGCCGCTTTGAGCGGGTCTCCCGCGTCCGCCCCGAATCCTTCATCAACCAGCATCTGCTCGGAGTAATGTGCCCAGCCCTCGATGAATGCGTAACTGCCGAAAATCTTCTCCAGTTTGGTCGCGGGCGACGCGTTCAGGCAAAGGAACTGCACGTAGTGGCCGGGATACGCCTCGTGAATCGTCACGATGTCCGTCGTGTAATAGTTGAAGGCCGTCAGCCATTCGTCTTTCTGCTTCGGCGTCCAGTCCGCCTCGACCGGCGTGACGTAATAGTACGCCTCCGTCGCTCTCCTTTCGAACGGCCCGGGTGTGTCCATCGACGCGAAGCTCGTGGCCCGCAGATACTGCGGCGTTTCTTCGACTTTTGCCCGGACCGGGGACGGTATCGTGATGATCCGGTGCCCGACCACAAACTGCCGGATAGCCTCCAGATCTTTGCGTGTATCGGGAATCAGGCCATCGGCCGTGGGGTGGTCCTTTTGAATTTCTTTGAAGACCTCGATGGGCTTCTTGCCGGGGTCGATTTTCCCCGCCGCTTCCTCAAACACGTGCTGCTCGCGCCGCAGTTCCCGCAGGCCGATTTCCAGCATTTTTCCCGGCGCGAGATCAATCAGTTCGCCATAACTCAGCAGCTTCTGGTATTTCTCCAGGCCAAAGGCGTAACGCGTGTGCGCCTTCGGGAGTTTCTCCTTCGTCATCCACGCCACATAACCCCGCAGTTCCTGAATGGCCTGCTGATTCACGGTCTTGAACTCTGCCATCAACGCCTCGTTTTTCACCTCTTTCAAAGCTTCCACCAGGTCTTTACCCAGGAA
This genomic stretch from Candidatus Angelobacter sp. harbors:
- a CDS encoding DUF885 domain-containing protein, whose product is MTRLLRVMVLLGAGALFTQPSVRSASSLPNTADASFGKLADEFIAGYLAWRPQMGTSLGLHEYDGKVTDYSRPSLDAELARLKRFDQRLAVLDTKSLSPQAHYDFRILEAAIKNEIFQFENVEAYTKNPMTYAGVLDVNIYIKRNFAPLEDRVKSVIAIERQTPRIIAAARANLEESLAKPFIETAVEIANGSADFLGKDLVEALKEVKNEALMAEFKTVNQQAIQELRGYVAWMTKEKLPKAHTRYAFGLEKYQKLLSYGELIDLAPGKMLEIGLRELRREQHVFEEAAGKIDPGKKPIEVFKEIQKDHPTADGLIPDTRKDLEAIRQFVVGHRIITIPSPVRAKVEETPQYLRATSFASMDTPGPFERRATEAYYYVTPVEADWTPKQKDEWLTAFNYYTTDIVTIHEAYPGHYVQFLCLNASPATKLEKIFGSYAFIEGWAHYSEQMLVDEGFGADAGDPLKAAKYRLAQADEALLRLCRWCVSIKTHCEGMSLEDATKFFEENCYYEHKPAYQEALRGTFDPGYLFYTVGKMEILKLRRDWQKQEGANFSLQKFHDELLRHGAPPIRLLREVMLKDRTIWGDIL